ACTTCCAAAACCCCCAACTTATGAGTTAGTAAAATTTGTTTGAAGCCAAGGGCAGCATCAAACTGCCCCTTATTAACCATcgtctttctttctttctgaaGTTCAACTTAACGCAGAAAATCACCACcttggtttgataaaatagaACCTTGTTAAATGTGGTTTTAGAATCAACATGTGTAGCTATCGCATAAATCAGTGTATAAGTTGGACATTGACTCTACATCGGGTAATCCATGCCAGTTAGTAAGCATCATgagattaaataaatataataactaGGTTCAATAGAGTCAAACCTTGTAATATCTAATTTTCACAGGATAGCAACTCATATTATATTGGAACTGGTTCTTCCTTGAGAAATCCTCCCATTTCCATCCTCCAAGAATGATCAACTAGGGTCAGCAACTCCCTGTCAGACACCACATAGGCCATAAGTTAATAGAGTACCATAAGCTTTACATAATTGCAAAAGCAGTAGATTGAAAAAAACAGAGGAAAAAATGTTACAAGTAAAATTCTTAAAGACTTGTTACTTACTTGAGGTCATGACTAACAACAAGTATGGCTAATTCTTCCTTCAGCTGTTTTAAAAGCTTTATGACATCTGCTCGAGCTTTCCAATCTGGTCTTGCACAGAGCATTGATAATTAATCATAACACTAATGGCGAAAAACTGGAAAATACAACTCTACATTAATAAGTTAAGCAACATAAGAAGGCATGGAGGAGCACAAGTACAAATATAACAGTTCTTTACaagatttttaaattattaacaCTAGCTAAGTTAAGTATTAAAAAGTTGCAAGCTACATGTGCAACTTAAACTGAAAGTTACACCTGGTGCAGAGGGCTACCGAAGAGGATAGAGCAACAGTTCTGCAGGTTAGTACTGCCATTTCCAAAGACTTGTAGTCCAGAAGAAGGTCCAATCGATAATATAgtgaaaaaaaattgtgatgCAAACTTTAGCAGGTCTTTAGCTTATGTTTTCAGATGCAGCCAAGAGCAAGCATTAACACATGAAGGtgaagatataataaaaatttacaGAAAACTGCAGGCCTTAAGCTTAAATAGGTTAACTTCCACTGCATTTTTGTGTTTATAAATGTACAGCTGTATGTATTTCACTAGGTGTATTTATACTAACTTGGTTAGCAAGTTGGTCCCTTGACCTGGTCACCAAGCTTATGGGTATATAAACAGGTTGTCATTCTCTTTTTAAACTAAGAAGAATAAGATACAATTCATTCTTCCATTTCTACATACTACATGAGAGCTGCCCTAGTGTGCAGATTtcattttgttctttgttttcccAAGTGTGCAAACGGGTTTCAGCAATCTCGGGTTTTACCCATTGCTCTAACCACCCATTTCCAACGTTCCTCCATTCTCACCTCCTGGTCCAGCAGACTACCACCCCTCGCGTCCTGACAGAATCCAGCCACCGTCCAACCAACGTCCGCCGCCACCTCCTCCACGCGCCACCAACGTCCGCCGCCACCTCCTCCACGCGCTGGCGCATGTGGACGCATCCGCCATCTCCGGCCACCATTCGGTCTCCGGTTGACATTCCCGGCATCGCCTGCTCGTCTCTGGCCTAACTGTCCATTCCGTTTTTGGCTTCTGGTAACGTTTTCTGGTGGAGGTCAGTATATGGGATTATTTCTTGCTTGCTGTATTTGTAGTTAGTGGCATTACGACGGTATCTCCTAAGATCACTGATCATAAATTGACTAGGTCTAATTATTTCGATTGGTCCAAAAACCATTAAAATTTATATGCGAAGTATCAAGAAGACTCATCACTTAACTGATGATCCAAAGACATATAATGAGGATTGGATGGCAGTGCTTCTCTGTTTATCGCAATCAAAAACTCTATTGATACTACATTGTGAGTATGCCAAACAACTTATGGACTACTTGCAATCTTAATATGCTGGCAAGGGTAATATCTCCCACTTATATGATAGTTATAAGTCTTCTATATCACTAATCGCCAAGGTCAACCTGCTCAAGATTATTGCTCAAGATTATTATATACAGCTCAAAGAAATTTTTGAACAATTGAATGAATTACTATCTTTATAACAAAATGCACTCAACGGGAACAAATGTTTGTTATCGTTATTTGTGTGGCACTTGGCTCTGATTTTGAGGGAGTTACTTCTCAGATCCTTTCTAGTGCAAATATTCCTGATGTTGAATAGGCTCTTACCCGTGTTTTGCAGAGTGAGATGGTTCTTTCATCCACTCATGTTGTTCCTGCTTCTAGTGCTCTCGACAGTCACAAACATGCACCAGACTGCTCTTATAAGGTTCCACCTAAGGGTAATACTCGGGACACTAAAGGCCCAACTGAGGGAAGTTGAGTATTTGAATGTTATTATTGTCACGAGTCGGTCATACCAAGCGCACTTGTCCCATACTCAAGGCAAAGGCACAAAAGGAATCGGTATGCTCAGGTTGCCATTACTGATGCTACTTCTTCTGGCCCGACTTACACACTTACAACAAAAGAATATGCTAAGGCATTCGTCTTCCTCCATCACTGCCATTGCTGAGTGTAGTTCCAAAAAGTGTCTCATTTCTTCCATTTCCAACTGGGTCATAGATTCTGGTGCAACAGACCATATGACAAGTATCTTTGGTAAAATTGCCTGTTGGTAAGAAAAAGGTTGGATTCCAATGGGTGTTTGCTGTGAAACTCAATTCTGACGGTTGAGTTGCTCGTTTAAAGGCTTGCCTCGTTGCAAAAGGCTATGCTCAGACTTATGGGGTTGATTATTCTGACACTTTCTCTCTCGTGGCTAAAATGTCTTCTATTCGTCTTTTTATCTCAATGACAGCTTCCTCTAATTGGCCCTTACATCAGCTAGATGTCAAAAATGCTTTCTTGCATGGTGATCTTAAAGAAGAAGTTTACATGGAGCAACGAATAGGGTTTGTTGCTCAGGGGGAGTATGGCAAAGTTTGTTGTCTCCGCAAATCTCTATATGAATTGAAGCAAATCCTCGAGCATGGTTTGGAAAGTTTAGCCAAGCAGTTGAGAAGTTTGAGATGAAGAAGTGCAAGTGTGATCATTCTGTTTTCTATAAACATTGTGCTTCAAGTATCATTCTCCATGTCGTCTATGTAGACGATATTGTTCTTACAGGAAGTGACATTTCAGGATCTCATCTCTGAAATCGTTTCTTGATGCTCAGATTCATATCAAGGATTTAGGGGCTCTAAAGTACTTCTTGGGAATTGAGGTGTTTAGGAGTAAGAAGGgaatcttgttatctcaaaaaaaatatgttgttGACTTATTATCAGAAACTGAAAAATCTGGAGCTAAGTCATGCAGTGCACCTATGACTCCAAATTCGCATCTTTCATCAGAAGGCGAGCCTTTTGAAGATCCTGAAAGATATAGGCGTTTGGTGCGAAACCTGAACTATCTTATAGTGACTAGACCCGATATTGCCTATTCTGTTAGTGTTGTTAGCCAATTTATGTCTTCTCCCACTGCACTTGAACAGATCTTATGCTACTTAAAGGGAACTCCTAGATGAGGATTACTTTACAAGAATCATGGTCATACACAAATTGAGTGTTTCACCGATGCAGACTGAGTAGGAGACAAGAATGATAGGAGATCCACTACTGGTTACTGTGTCTTTGTTGGAGGTAATTTAGTTTCCTGGAAGAATAAGAAGCAAAATGTTGTTTCTCTTCCAATGTTGAATCTGAATATCGAGCGATGTCCCAATTAGTGTGTGAAATTATGTGGATTCATCATCTCTTATCCAAACTTGGATTCAAGATCACCACTCCAGAAAAATTATGGTGTGATAATTAAGCAACCCTTCATATTGCGTACAATCATGTGTTCCATGAACGTACCAAACATATTGAAGTAGACTGTCACTTTGTTCGTGAAAAGCTAGAAGAAAACATCATCTCCACAGCCTACATATCAATGAACAGCTTGGAGACAGTTTTGACAAAGCCTTAAATGGAGTTCAGGTAAACTATATTTGTAATAAGTTGGACATGACAAATATTTATACTCCAGTTTGAGGGGAGTGTTATAAATGTATAGTTGTATGTATTTCACTAGGTATATTTATACTAACTTGGTTAGCAAGTTGGTCTCTTGACTTGGTCACCAAGCTTATGTGTATATAAATAGGTTGTCATTCTCTTCTTAAACTAAGAAAAATAAGATACATTTCATTCTTCCATTTCTATAGATTACAATATACTATAAATTTATACAAGAATAAAGTGAAAAATGTGATTGAAGAACAAACACAAAGAAGAATTAAGGAAATATTTGAGTCATACCAAGACCAGCAAGAGGTTCATCCAATATCAATAAATCAGGAACTTGTACCTGAATATTAAAATTTGCTGATACTTACTAATCTTAGTATGCCATGAATAAACAGTTACACAAGTATCAAACATATTGGTTTTAGCTTGAAGCATGCTAATGAATGAATTTAAACAGATATGCGAATGGAGTCTCTTACCAATTGGATTGCCAAAGCAAGCCTCCGTTTATAGCCACCACTAAGGGAGTGAGGGTCTCTTTCCAGGGAGATCCCATTTAATCCAACCTGAGGTTAGCAACTTAATTGACACATATGGAATTCATAATGACACTAATACGAGACAAACAAGACCTCAAACCACACATATACACATTTTATGCAAGTGAAGGGAAACAAGGAAACATtgtttttatggaaaaaaagcATATATACCCAAGTGATAGCTTTCTGAAGATTCAAAGCAAGATGCTCTTCCAATTGTAGGCTTCCCTTTTTCCTTGGCCATCCAAATATAACTTCTTCAAGTATAGTATCAGCCACAAAGTACCTACaaagtaaaaattctttttgACGCTATACTATGCAAAAGCTTGACAAAATCgacaattttatttaataaattaggCCGGAGATCAAACTCATCGCAGAATACCTAACTCCAGATGAAAAGGAAGATTTTGTTTCCCACATTAAGAATTGTGTTTTTTCTTTATCTAATgaattaaaaatgaaaaggcCACATTAATTTACATATGGATGGCAATTTGACAAGGATCATAAGGTGCACTAACATCCAAAAAACACTGAAACACAAGGGCTAATTTGATACAGGTGTCTATTTATCCCAACAGAAACTATAACGAGGGTGCAATAACGCGTTCATGTAATTAAAAGCAAattaaaaaagcaaaaaaaaaaaacaaaaaacaaaaaaaacaaattggCCACTAGATATTTTTACTTTGGTATAAAATGCACATAACATACCAAGAGATAATGACTATGAGTGTCAAATTACTATTGGATACCTCTCGGGAAACTGAAAGACTATACCAACTCTTTCAGGACTAAGTCGTTCAGGTGATTGATATGGTTTGCCATCCTTCCCATATCTCTGAATGCAAATGGAACCTGATGTTGGTTCGTTTAACCCTGCAAGAAGCTGCAAGCAGGAATGTAGGAAATTATAGATTTCCACGGTGATATAATTAACAGCAGACATCCAGCTAGATCAAGCATAAAGGCAAAAAGAATACCTGCAAGAGAGTAGTTTTTCCGCTCCCACTCTGACCAAAAACCATGCCAAAACTGAATTCAAATAGCGAAAAATGTCATCATGCATCATTTCCCAATCATCAGAACTACATCGGAAACACAAAAAATACCTCTTCTCTGGAAGACAAAAACTGACATCATTTAAAAGGTTGAGTTGGGATCCAGGAGGTCTATAGCTAACATTCCTGACCTAAATTTAACGGAATTACGGTCTCAGTATTTCCTAATTATACTCAAAAGGAGATATATTCAACTGATAACTACACTAAAAATTGACCCATGAAACTCACTTCAAAGTAAGCGTAATTGCATGAGGTCGTGAAATATTGATGAAATCTTTTTAAACTTGATATCCTGTTGgttaaaaatttagaaaatcatcAAAAATAGGCACAGCATAAATGAACTTTCGGTTACTGGTATTCAATTGTCTTGTCATTCGAGAAATACTTGCCTGCACCATGACTTAAGCGAGAATATAGTTGGTGATGGTGATGGTGATGGTAAAGGTCCCTGAGGAATCAAGGAAGGGAAGGCTAAACAGGAGGTGGTCATCTCGGCGGCTGGAAATTCACTCACCTGCGGTGAGTCGGTGACCAATGCAAACGAGGATTTTGGAGCGGCTAAAAGATTGCAAATGGCATAggcgtgtttttttttttttttttttttttttttgtggattACTGTACCCAGCCCCAAATTCACACTTTCAGCCTCAAAAAAAGACGTAACCGTCCTttaatcaaaaattaaaaatctcaAACCCTCCCAAACTCTCCTAAATACATTTTGATCCGAAATTAAAGACAACACATTTGATGGAGAGCAATCCGTTATCACCGGGAAGAGACAGGAGTGATGCGGTGTCTGAAGTTGAGGTATTTTTCGATTGAACTTCCTATGTTTTCtgtcaatttaaaaaaaaaatcgctGGTTCGGACCTCGGacgtatgagcatcacgcctcaccatgtggtggggcgtgtgagcatcacgcccgaccatgtggtgaggcgtgatgctcatacgccccacctcatggtggggcgtgatgctcacacgcccgagcaTATTTATGGCTGCTTTTCGggtttagacaccgaaacgcTTTAGAAATGCCGCGTGttggaatgtaatgttcgttatttatcatttgcAGGAGGTTTCGTGGGAAGAATTTGGCGGAAACGGCATTGATTACAGTTcgcagttttttcccaaacaaacgtttcaaacatatcatgaagctgttaactgggcaaaacaaACGGCAATTGGGATCGGCTTCGAGTTAACCACAACGTCGCACAAGACAGGGGGCAAGTCAAAGTGGATACTGGTTAAATGTGCTTGTGGTATTAAGAATTATAGAAGGAAAAGggatatggatatggatgttatactacggagggatacaaaaacaaagtactgtggttgcaaattccatATAAAGGTTCTGGAAATCGCTGAATTaggcggttgggtggtgaatgggattgctggagatagaggacagcactgtcatcagttggctgtatatcgtcagggctacagacagatgagcggactaagcccgggttccaaaaaacttgttcgtgaaatgagtgcagctcaagctaagccttgtgctatttttgctgcaatcaaagaaaaacatccggaggattgcccgacacaaagacatatctataactacagggagaaaatcaggactgagagctttgagggtcgggatgtaatcggtcagttttatcggcttgctatagataaggatTACGTACATTGGATGCAAGCGGTGCCGGGCAGCAATgttgtgactcacttatttatggcacatcctacatcgatcacactgtttcgatcttattacttgtttgttggtatggattcaacatataaaacaaacaagtataagatgtcattctttgatatcattggaatgacgccttcaaacaaaaacttcttgatcgcctatgcaatcatgaaggatgaaactgagggaagttatatgtgggtgttacaaaaattgaagcttttgctccaacctgatgtgcatccaacagccattgctacagaccgggagttaggactgatgaggccggttcgtgaggtatttcctcatagtcatcattgtgcacatggcatattaataaagatgtggaggtAGAGTAGGCAAGTTGTGTGGAGTGGAGAGTTTTGGTGAAGtttttaagaattccaaatggaaacgtataattgaagccccgacagtagccgaatatgaggcGACAGTGTATGCCATGAAGGATACTACTGCCAACTGGCCTCGTGTGATAGAGTACAtggagaccacatggctagtgcataaagagaagttttgtcgagcatggacgaacaaggtgttgcacttaggaaacaccacaacctgtTGAGTGGAGAGTTCGcatgcacagttgaaacagtggttgaattcatctactggtgcactcgatacagtgtgggcgaaggtgcacaaggacattgaggctcagatcgaggcgatcaagtaagacatttattctgttatttgctttaatcttttaaagtgtaatacattagttttgtaatcctttactgtatataatcagatactcactcgaggactcgagaagaaTATCTGCGGTGACTCACTGTGGAGCACCTTTCAAGTatctcgacttacacgtttcaTATTACTGCTTGCGTGTACTAAATGCTGAGCTTAAGCGTATGCAcggattgagtatggatgtggtaagtgaatgcggatgcgtgttgcccatgactcatgtcattccgtgtgcatgtgagcttaaaaCGTATATTGACACAGATGAATCGGTCCGTGCtgaccgcatccatcctttttggagatctcttgcatttgaagggttgagtgacataccagttactgctccagtatatgctgacgggtctgaggatcaccggttttttcactctcttgtggaaaaggttgaaaaattagatccttcaatggtgcgtagcatatcgatgatgattcatgatcagataaacccggaacaaagtggcttcaaagaacctgaggtcaaagacactgttaggggtagaccaaaggggaATTCATCAACGAAAcgaaatccgagtgcatgggagtacagtcaggcaccacgaggtcgagcatggtcctcaggttcgaggagtagtcgtagtcgaggctgttcctcatcctcatctgtgcataacaACGAGATatcgggtatattttattttattaatatatatgttgaagttaaagtaaatatatttttattgatgaattttatatattaatattttcagtcggatttgatgcgaatatcgccggttaccaccatttacatcgggttcaatgtctcatcgtaccatttattactggattccatgatgttgtagcagatggtaactgtggatttcgtgttttagc
The window above is part of the Euphorbia lathyris chromosome 3, ddEupLath1.1, whole genome shotgun sequence genome. Proteins encoded here:
- the LOC136222456 gene encoding ABC transporter I family member 11, chloroplastic, giving the protein MTTSCLAFPSLIPQGPLPSPSPSPTIFSLKSWCRISSLKRFHQYFTTSCNYAYFEVRNVSYRPPGSQLNLLNDVSFCLPEKSFGMVFGQSGSGKTTLLQLLAGLNEPTSGSICIQRYGKDGKPYQSPERLSPERVGIVFQFPERYFVADTILEEVIFGWPRKKGSLQLEEHLALNLQKAITWVGLNGISLERDPHSLSGGYKRRLALAIQLVQVPDLLILDEPLAGLDWKARADVIKLLKQLKEELAILVVSHDLKELLTLVDHSWRMEMGGFLKEEPVPI